From Pungitius pungitius chromosome 9, fPunPun2.1, whole genome shotgun sequence, one genomic window encodes:
- the dok7b gene encoding protein Dok-7: MTDTVVAEGQVKLRDGKKWKTRCVVLQKPSPVADCLSLQAYKEKKKGKERGRGREERLNVTLEGICGVEPGPGLDGVSHTLSILCLAHTLVLGFNSRDALLAWDARIRYRLGEVHRFSVNVEPGTKLDSGPASLHLCNDLLVLTRGVPPVVIGHWKLSALRRYGAVPNGFVFEGGTRCGVWAGVFFLSCPEGEQISFLFDCVVRGITSSRPPHGLRPGLPGNADAASAEKRISQEASELEKRLSKLSQSSLASSTASMYSFRSSVAGDNQSSISSSSSSHSDASCGSRLSSWGEPFAQPLLSNVTGSSSSTLKARTSSDDRLHAAVMGSVGTRPFSAHLHPRGLHDSGRQSSLDSGIGIAAGSQSSYSGSFSSCTGSLDMAGLGGEGEFTSVNSLPVLKPPAVPPPIPSPFQSTLTPELSSANSSCPWVSRPGSRASERHSGDYQIPSLLNLQYDTPRSLLKALSLGEPSLSEAPAEAGRYSRSSMSRGDRWNSRAQTLRTRAQHLAMMEPSHFCGSERAPSVDSEGRVTPRVPGGFLSEETQCSHGSDNYVTPEQWRSARNRGLTQFANSPSGPSPSADTQGIVRCAHEAPSSVALDIRLCKGSLVNYVNIPISALQVRESSSTQSRPPVISRPEESAIKYAHLDITAMETAERVGAEHVQGREDRLTQLESHQTDCNIKLQNSFLC, encoded by the exons ATGACGGATACAGTTGTCGCGGAGGGACAAGTCAAGCTTAGAGATGGAAAAAAG TGGAAGACTCGGTGTGTCGTCCTTCAGAAGCCTTCTCCAGTAGCAG actgtctgtctctgcaggcgtataaggagaagaagaaagggaaggagagaggcagaggccGCGAGGAAAGGCTCAATGTAACACTGGAG GGGATCTGTGGTGTGGAGCCGGGGCCTGGGCTCGACGGGGTGTCCCACACCCTCTCCATCCTCTGTCTGGCCCACACGCTGGTCCTGGGCTTCAACAGCCGAGATGCCCTGCTGGCCTGGGATGCTCGCATCCGCTACCGCCTGGGAGAAG TTCACAGGTTTAGTGTCAATGTCGAGCCTGGCACCAAACTAGACAGCGGCCCCGCCTCGCTCCACCTGTGCAACGACCTGTTGGTCCTCACCAGAGGCGTCCCGCCGGTCGTCATCGGCCACTGGAAGCTGTCTGCGTTACGGCGCTATGGCGCGGTGCCAAATGGCTTTGTGTTCGAGGGGGGCACTCGCTGCGGAGTCT GGGCTGGTGTTTTCTTCTTGTCCTGTCCCGAAGGAGAGCAGATCAGTTTCCTGTTTGACTGCGTTGTCCGGGGCATCACCTCCAGCAGGCCGCCTCATGGCCTGCGACCTGGCCTGCCAG GGAATGCAGATGCAGCGTCAGCAGAGAAGCGCATCAGCCAGGAGGCGTCGGAGCTGGAGAAGAGACTCAGCAAGTTGTCTCAAAGCAGCTTAGCGAGCAGCACAG cGTCCATGTACAGCTTTAGGTCATCTGTTGCCGGTGACAACCAAAGCAGCATCTCCAGCTCTTCTTCCAGTCATTCGGATGCAAGCTGTGGAAGCAGACTTTCATCTTGGGGGGAGCCGTTCGCACAACCGCTCCTCTCTAACGTGACCGGCTCGAGCTCCTCCACACTGAAGGCTAGAACCAGTTCAGATGACCGGCTTCATGCTGCTGTGATGGGAAGCGTGGGAACTCGTCCATTCTCCGCCCACCTGCATCCTCGTGGTCTCCATGACAGCGGGAGGCAGAGCTCATTAGACAGTGGGATTGGGATAGCGGCAGGAAGTCAGTCATCTTACTCGGGGAGTTTCTCCTCATGTACTGGGAGTCTGGACATGGCTGgcctgggaggggagggggagttcACCTCTGTGAACAGTCTACCCGTCCTGAAGCCTCCTGCTGTTCCTCCCCCCATTCCTTCTCCTTTTCAGTCCACACTAACCCCAGAGCTCAGTTCTGCTAACTCCTCCTGCCCTTGGGTTTCCAGACCTGGCTCCCGAGCGTCTGAAAGGCACAGTGGAGATTATCAAATCCCTAGCCTGCTAAATCTGCAGTACGACACCCCGAGGAGTCTACTGAAAGCCCTGTCCCTCGGGGAACCCTCCCTCTCCGAAGCCCCCGCTGAGGCGGGCAGGTACAGCAGGAGCAGTATGAGCAGAGGGGATCGATGGAATAGTCGGGCACAAACTTTAAGAACCAGAGCCCAGCATCTGGCCATGATGGAGCCCTCCCACTTCTGTGGCAGTGAGAGGGCGCCCTCTGTGGACAGTGAGGGGAGGGTCACACCTCGAGTCCCTGGAGGCTTCCTTAGTGAAGAAACTCAG TGTAGTCACGGCTCGGACAACTACGTGACACCAGAGCAGTGGCGCTCAGCGAGGAACAGAGGCTTGACCCAG TTTGCCAATTCTCCATCAGGCCCGTCACCATCTGCAGATACACAAG GCATCGTCCGCTGTGCCCATGAAGCTCCTTCATCTGTAGCCCTGGACATTCGGCTTTGTAAGGGCAGCCTGGTTAATTATGTTAACATCCCCATTAGCGCCCTACAAGTCAGGGAGAGCTCCTCTACACAGAGCCGACCTCCAGTG ATTTCCCGACCAGAAGAGAGCGCCATCAAATACGCCCACCTCGACATCACTGCCATGGAAACGGCTGAGCGAGTGGGGGCGGAGCATGTGCAGGGCAGGGAGGACAGGCTGACTCAGCTGGAGAGCCACCAGACTGACTGCAATATCAAACttcaaaatagttttctttgctga